From Pseudomonas hefeiensis, one genomic window encodes:
- a CDS encoding EAL domain-containing protein, with amino-acid sequence MTQARTLGTPRLLGIVWPFIAVVLFQALLGGVSLYVLSAVRGYVAGESLWSKGQKDAIYYLNLYADSRDDAIFQKYQRAIAVPEGGHELRVALDRQPPDLQAARAGILKGGNHPDDVSSVIWLYLNFRHFSYLEEAIDLWTVGDGYLIELDNVARQMHSRIAAGEVSEAEIRGWKAKIFAINDSVTPAAKAFSDALGEGSRVILRLLLVTNFATALGLIVLALLRTHKLLAQRQVFANALQLEKERAQITLQSIGDGVITTDVEGAIAYMNPAAEAMTHWKAEHATGLPLAALFNLLDDNAQSEGLTLIEHILSGRLGGGSEHSKLIQRLDGSTVSVTLVGAPIRHAGKVSGAVLVLHDMTQERQYIANLSWQATHDALTGLANRREFEYRLEQALHNLTRQIGRHALMFLDLDQFKLVNDTCGHAAGDELLRHICALLQSGLRENDTLARLGGDEFGILLENCSPDAAEKIAEGLRQTVQNLHFVWKGRPFVTTVSIGLVHIAQSPTTLESSLRAADMACYMAKEKGRNRVQVYHADDSELSLRFGEMAWVQRLHMALEENRFCLYAQEIAALGPGDHGGGHIEILLRLHDEAGRMILPDSFIPAAERYGLMTSLDRWVVENVFKIIRQCLNDSRQGPMAMCAINLSGTTIGDQAFLDFLRKQFVAYSIPPEMICFEITETSAISNLGSAIRFINELKSLGCYFSLDDFCAGMSSFAYLKHLPVDFLKIDGSFVKDMLDDPINRAMVEVINHIGHVMGKRTIAEFVETTQIEQALLEIGVDYAQGYVIERPQLFTCDTLQSRPARPQPLLFKAPGTFR; translated from the coding sequence ATGACTCAAGCGCGGACTCTCGGAACCCCCCGGTTGTTGGGCATCGTCTGGCCTTTTATCGCCGTTGTCCTGTTTCAGGCATTGCTGGGTGGCGTCAGCCTTTATGTATTGTCCGCGGTTCGCGGCTATGTGGCAGGAGAAAGCCTTTGGTCCAAGGGCCAGAAAGACGCCATTTACTACCTCAACCTTTATGCCGACAGCCGCGACGACGCAATCTTTCAGAAATACCAGCGGGCCATTGCCGTACCTGAGGGTGGTCATGAATTGCGGGTGGCCCTGGACCGTCAGCCGCCGGATCTGCAGGCGGCACGGGCGGGGATCCTCAAGGGCGGCAACCACCCGGACGATGTGTCCAGTGTGATCTGGCTCTACCTGAATTTTCGGCACTTCAGTTACCTGGAAGAGGCCATCGATCTCTGGACCGTGGGCGACGGATACCTGATTGAACTGGATAACGTCGCCCGCCAGATGCACAGCCGCATCGCCGCGGGTGAGGTTTCGGAGGCCGAGATCCGCGGCTGGAAAGCAAAAATCTTTGCCATCAACGATTCTGTCACCCCGGCGGCCAAGGCGTTCAGCGATGCGCTGGGGGAGGGGTCGCGCGTCATCCTGCGCCTGTTGCTGGTGACCAACTTCGCCACCGCCCTGGGGTTGATCGTGCTGGCGCTGTTGCGCACTCATAAACTGTTGGCCCAGCGACAGGTTTTCGCCAACGCCCTGCAACTGGAAAAAGAGCGGGCGCAGATCACGTTGCAATCCATTGGTGACGGGGTGATCACCACCGATGTGGAAGGGGCGATCGCTTACATGAATCCCGCTGCCGAAGCGATGACTCACTGGAAGGCTGAACACGCCACGGGTCTGCCCTTGGCCGCACTGTTCAATTTGCTCGATGACAACGCCCAGAGTGAAGGCTTGACCCTGATCGAACACATTCTCAGCGGTCGGCTCGGTGGCGGCAGCGAGCATTCCAAGCTGATCCAGCGCCTGGATGGCAGCACCGTGTCAGTCACCCTGGTGGGCGCGCCGATCCGCCATGCCGGCAAGGTCAGCGGAGCGGTCCTGGTGTTGCATGACATGACCCAGGAACGCCAATACATCGCCAACCTGTCGTGGCAGGCCACCCACGATGCCCTGACCGGCCTGGCCAACCGCCGGGAATTTGAATATCGCCTTGAGCAAGCCTTGCACAATCTGACACGCCAGATCGGGCGTCATGCGTTGATGTTCCTCGATCTGGACCAGTTCAAGCTGGTCAACGACACCTGCGGCCATGCAGCGGGTGACGAGTTGTTGCGTCATATCTGCGCGTTGCTGCAATCGGGGTTGCGAGAAAACGACACCCTGGCCCGATTGGGGGGCGATGAGTTCGGTATCTTGCTGGAGAACTGCTCCCCGGACGCCGCGGAAAAGATCGCCGAAGGGCTGCGCCAGACCGTACAGAACCTGCACTTTGTCTGGAAGGGTCGTCCGTTCGTGACCACCGTGAGCATCGGCCTGGTGCATATCGCGCAGAGCCCGACGACGCTGGAGTCGTCCCTGCGCGCCGCCGATATGGCCTGTTACATGGCCAAGGAAAAGGGTCGCAACCGCGTCCAGGTCTATCACGCCGATGATTCTGAACTGTCCCTGCGCTTTGGCGAGATGGCTTGGGTCCAGCGCTTGCACATGGCCCTGGAGGAGAATCGCTTCTGTCTTTATGCCCAGGAAATCGCCGCGCTGGGGCCGGGTGACCATGGCGGCGGACATATCGAGATCCTGCTGCGCCTGCATGACGAAGCCGGAAGGATGATCCTGCCGGACAGTTTCATTCCCGCGGCAGAACGTTATGGTTTGATGACTTCCCTGGATCGCTGGGTGGTGGAGAACGTCTTCAAAATCATCCGCCAATGCCTGAACGATTCGCGACAGGGACCGATGGCCATGTGTGCGATTAATCTGTCAGGCACAACTATCGGAGATCAGGCATTCCTTGATTTCCTGCGTAAACAGTTCGTGGCCTACTCGATTCCACCAGAAATGATTTGTTTTGAAATAACCGAGACCAGCGCTATTTCAAATTTAGGCAGTGCCATTCGCTTTATCAATGAACTCAAGAGCTTGGGTTGTTATTTTTCGCTGGATGACTTTTGTGCCGGAATGTCTTCATTCGCTTACTTGAAACATTTACCTGTAGACTTCCTGAAGATCGACGGGAGTTTCGTAAAGGATATGCTGGACGACCCGATTAACCGTGCAATGGTCGAGGTGATCAATCACATCGGCCACGTCATGGGTAAGCGCACGATTGCCGAGTTTGTTGAAACCACCCAGATCGAGCAGGCATTGCTGGAGATCGGGGTGGATTACGCTCAAGGGTATGTGATCGAACGCCCGCAATTGTTTACCTGTGATACGTTGCAAAGCAGGCCGGCCCGACCCCAGCCGCTGTTATTCAAGGCCCCCGGCACGTTCCGCTGA
- a CDS encoding deaminase domain-containing protein codes for MQPTAAPGLTDNLSPTPSYAEQHQGLLGDYEAMLSLVRNNQTPSQTLTDSLVKPRLCSPMALENETGQRALQTLIQDKSYQALCKIVRAPHYHLIVTLKDGEAIYETLSRNRETTIPVLLNKKPAWNELRGKIEKAARLLGGQIRFDGHVTLARMAWFYGITPWNPQNTEQRNDTVSALEEKRAQHTLGLGNGVNIDALSTNAESLLIETVRQFLPTPQTPLLAYLSALDIDTLTTTQIRAKPSAYLEDILLSMNARKLATQLLQALGWFGGRPGEDTASGICTKLLAKAIRLWLADGQNESPDSIAGYPWQSSSNWGKSYRQIRAEFEAHLLSSKRAASVNESILLACLYQPLFPPQFQIRDIPAQLPYRSSTVWVNFAHGVYLADAIDPTLLQRLSFQQLVDFPGRYASEATADDLKLVTLTRLKPMLEWAVTNGLVVHKADGHYTTQDIQSAVQKLDFSIDSLTRAVNWLDSRPPERLNIARLKIAKLFADGRFVTDGRKLVKESSAYTAPATRLSGPIGRLAPQAYTFADVYASGQLTEHKWFITRPDGKVVTDIWFKIDDDTTLQTNFAGPGFTAIPQQDRTLPDIEQTFKTHFAIYLSFIRRSYRTLIIHLLASQPLADRQALEYGVMKVYTLRKETTGIEANNESEDKTLPLRARNGFILEVTANNKTSYYELLPRAGVIRPRPDIQPHHIGAERKIEKWRVSRGSAVSVDVLRHKTLPFDWDAHVKGTIPGAHEECQAILDPLGGTFGESNKSAADHSLPRTLESKIALDVARYICEKLLFVDEKQLYDSCYGETEFDRQKAKREKTLDIIKTFVPFWGSIEDLVSGDRDRLVSGAFGLFTDFVAFARPMGKFASGSLKLVSTAGKLSLDKTLPAFAALTGSLLNATLNPLDGIASLLRAGSQSVYRLSKRAYLSLKTLSGRAGQYDFVQGMTQVTDPGRWRPLTMNDQLSTVRGVDDVPVRNTAATGRADYRLIDPLSSRPYGPELGADVSPGRSHFSTRARTDTEVLVELPENARVREVLEIDGGRLFYVDDVPYRLKAGTLRRIGHTDDSPPLRKLACRVRRAPDEVCKTGYVVPDKPAERPPAGEFSTELSWAPWFGDATFYPSTPTHPNDRALLAFEGKIYELKDGKLNTYKGKPQWIGLSSRVPIPKETIAATIEFQTGLYAGIKVTGSAEKIDDIHQTGALIIPSIDENFTYIFTRLNTDDYYMTRLLSTESVESPLSLKRLGPSDLTPGSLGEELQRVYIGSLNANNAARIYGRDQVERALDKIDEISIPIGAPSHPPANMKWLKVSTYPAEAVLFDRRTRMIVSDLPNGAAVWQPTTQAPEAIQKSTANIFNALFTSPSIAGPSQSTTRAVTINDAMQELQKTLPTKNQKNIAFAHVITASGNNEIYVSVSGIEDYTRHLPLFKSHSGYTQVDFKEATYFNVDGIRNAIDPAALTLSADGKLLAIPHLMDAPGTSDRLSRVTSADSESKLIAYISEKYPNPEDIKSITLATTLPPCESCAIVMKEFGHERGADALNVIWGQRRKRPAAEMNASTESD; via the coding sequence ATGCAACCTACAGCCGCCCCAGGCCTTACAGATAACCTGAGCCCGACACCCTCTTATGCCGAACAACATCAGGGATTACTGGGCGATTACGAGGCAATGTTATCGCTTGTCCGAAACAATCAGACGCCGTCGCAGACGTTGACCGATAGTCTGGTCAAGCCCAGGCTTTGTTCACCCATGGCGCTGGAAAACGAAACCGGTCAGCGTGCGCTGCAAACACTCATCCAGGATAAAAGCTATCAGGCCTTGTGCAAAATAGTGCGTGCCCCTCATTACCACTTGATCGTCACCTTAAAAGACGGCGAAGCCATCTACGAAACACTGTCAAGGAACAGGGAAACAACCATCCCGGTTCTACTGAACAAGAAACCCGCCTGGAACGAGCTGCGTGGAAAAATTGAAAAAGCTGCTCGACTATTGGGTGGGCAAATTCGTTTCGACGGCCACGTAACACTTGCCCGGATGGCCTGGTTTTACGGTATTACCCCATGGAATCCGCAAAACACCGAACAACGCAACGACACGGTGAGTGCGCTGGAAGAAAAGCGTGCTCAGCACACACTGGGACTGGGAAACGGAGTAAACATCGACGCACTGAGCACGAATGCTGAAAGCCTGCTCATTGAAACGGTGCGTCAATTCCTGCCTACGCCGCAAACTCCTTTGCTGGCCTACCTCAGCGCTTTGGATATCGACACATTGACGACGACGCAAATCCGGGCGAAGCCTTCGGCGTATCTGGAAGATATCCTGCTATCGATGAACGCCCGGAAACTGGCAACCCAGCTATTGCAAGCGCTGGGCTGGTTTGGCGGCAGGCCCGGTGAGGATACGGCTTCGGGGATATGCACCAAGTTGCTTGCCAAAGCCATTCGTCTTTGGCTCGCGGATGGGCAAAACGAGAGCCCGGACAGTATCGCCGGTTACCCGTGGCAAAGTTCGTCCAACTGGGGGAAAAGCTATAGGCAGATTCGCGCCGAGTTCGAGGCGCATCTGCTTTCTTCAAAACGCGCCGCGTCAGTGAACGAATCAATTCTGCTCGCGTGTCTCTATCAACCGCTGTTCCCGCCGCAATTCCAGATTCGCGATATACCGGCGCAACTGCCTTATCGAAGCTCTACCGTCTGGGTAAATTTTGCCCATGGCGTCTATCTTGCTGACGCGATTGATCCGACATTGCTGCAAAGACTGAGTTTCCAGCAACTGGTCGATTTCCCTGGCAGGTACGCCAGTGAAGCCACGGCTGATGATCTGAAACTGGTCACTCTGACAAGATTGAAACCCATGCTGGAATGGGCCGTGACAAACGGCCTGGTGGTCCATAAGGCCGACGGGCACTACACGACGCAGGACATACAGAGCGCTGTACAAAAGCTCGATTTCAGCATCGACAGCTTGACCCGGGCGGTCAACTGGCTTGATAGCCGTCCCCCCGAGAGGCTGAACATTGCCAGACTTAAAATAGCGAAGCTCTTCGCAGACGGCCGGTTCGTCACGGATGGCAGAAAGCTGGTCAAGGAATCCAGCGCTTATACCGCGCCAGCGACTCGGCTCAGCGGCCCCATCGGGAGACTCGCACCCCAGGCCTACACATTCGCGGATGTGTATGCATCCGGACAACTCACTGAGCATAAATGGTTCATCACCAGGCCCGATGGAAAAGTCGTCACCGATATCTGGTTCAAGATCGATGACGATACGACCCTACAGACTAACTTTGCCGGGCCTGGCTTTACCGCGATTCCCCAGCAGGACAGAACGCTCCCCGATATCGAGCAGACGTTCAAAACCCATTTTGCCATCTACCTCAGCTTCATCAGAAGGTCCTATCGCACGTTAATCATCCATCTGCTCGCCTCCCAGCCCCTGGCTGATCGCCAAGCCTTGGAGTACGGCGTGATGAAGGTCTACACCCTCAGAAAAGAAACCACGGGCATTGAAGCAAACAATGAATCCGAAGATAAGACACTGCCCTTGCGAGCGCGCAACGGCTTCATTCTGGAAGTGACGGCCAACAACAAAACCTCATACTACGAACTCCTCCCACGCGCTGGTGTGATCCGCCCACGCCCGGATATTCAGCCACACCATATCGGCGCGGAGCGGAAAATCGAGAAGTGGAGAGTCAGCCGTGGCTCAGCCGTGAGTGTGGATGTTCTTCGCCATAAAACCCTTCCGTTCGATTGGGATGCCCATGTAAAAGGCACCATCCCCGGCGCTCACGAAGAGTGCCAAGCCATTCTGGACCCGCTTGGCGGCACGTTTGGTGAATCGAATAAAAGCGCCGCCGACCACAGCTTACCGCGGACATTGGAATCGAAAATCGCCCTGGACGTGGCCCGGTACATTTGCGAAAAGCTGCTGTTCGTTGACGAAAAACAACTCTACGACAGTTGTTATGGCGAAACCGAATTCGACCGTCAAAAGGCCAAGCGTGAAAAAACCCTGGACATCATAAAAACGTTTGTGCCCTTCTGGGGCAGTATCGAAGACCTGGTTTCGGGAGACCGTGATCGTCTGGTGAGTGGGGCCTTTGGCCTGTTCACTGACTTTGTTGCATTCGCCCGGCCCATGGGCAAGTTTGCGTCAGGTTCGCTGAAGTTGGTCAGCACGGCGGGTAAGTTAAGCCTCGACAAAACGCTGCCGGCCTTTGCGGCGCTAACAGGTAGTTTGCTCAACGCCACCCTGAACCCGCTCGACGGCATTGCGTCGTTGCTACGAGCAGGCAGCCAGAGTGTGTACAGGCTCAGTAAAAGAGCTTACTTAAGTCTCAAGACGTTGTCCGGGCGCGCCGGCCAGTACGATTTCGTCCAAGGCATGACCCAGGTCACGGACCCGGGCCGCTGGCGGCCACTGACAATGAATGACCAATTGAGCACGGTGCGTGGAGTTGACGATGTTCCTGTGCGCAACACCGCAGCCACAGGCAGAGCCGATTACCGTTTGATTGACCCTTTATCGTCCAGGCCTTACGGCCCCGAGCTGGGCGCTGACGTATCACCGGGCCGCTCCCATTTCAGCACACGGGCCCGAACCGACACCGAGGTCCTCGTCGAGTTGCCGGAAAATGCCCGAGTACGCGAAGTGCTTGAAATCGATGGCGGCCGCCTCTTTTATGTGGATGACGTTCCCTATCGTTTGAAGGCGGGAACCCTGCGCCGCATCGGCCACACGGATGACAGTCCACCCTTAAGGAAACTTGCCTGCCGTGTTCGTCGTGCGCCAGATGAGGTGTGCAAAACCGGATATGTAGTGCCGGACAAACCTGCCGAGCGCCCACCCGCGGGAGAGTTCAGCACTGAGTTAAGCTGGGCCCCCTGGTTTGGTGACGCAACGTTCTATCCCTCTACGCCGACGCACCCCAATGATCGCGCCCTGCTCGCCTTCGAAGGAAAAATCTATGAACTCAAGGACGGCAAGCTCAACACCTACAAAGGCAAACCACAATGGATCGGTCTCTCCAGCAGAGTTCCCATCCCCAAAGAAACAATTGCCGCGACGATAGAGTTTCAAACCGGTTTGTACGCAGGCATCAAAGTCACCGGTTCCGCAGAAAAAATTGACGATATACATCAAACCGGTGCGCTCATCATTCCCTCGATCGATGAGAACTTCACGTACATATTCACCCGCTTGAACACGGATGACTATTACATGACCAGATTGCTCTCCACTGAGAGTGTCGAGTCGCCCCTGAGCCTGAAAAGGCTTGGCCCAAGCGACCTGACTCCCGGCTCTTTGGGAGAAGAGCTACAACGGGTGTACATCGGTTCGTTGAACGCAAACAACGCCGCACGAATCTACGGCAGGGACCAGGTCGAGCGGGCACTGGACAAGATCGATGAAATTTCGATACCCATTGGCGCACCCAGCCATCCGCCCGCCAATATGAAGTGGCTGAAAGTCAGTACCTACCCCGCCGAGGCGGTGTTATTTGATCGTCGCACCAGAATGATTGTCTCTGATTTGCCTAACGGGGCAGCCGTGTGGCAACCCACCACACAGGCGCCCGAAGCCATACAAAAATCAACCGCGAACATCTTCAATGCACTTTTTACCTCGCCGTCCATCGCCGGCCCATCTCAATCAACAACCCGAGCGGTGACCATCAATGACGCCATGCAGGAACTGCAAAAAACCCTTCCCACCAAAAATCAAAAAAACATAGCTTTTGCCCACGTCATCACGGCATCAGGAAACAACGAAATCTATGTCAGTGTTTCCGGAATCGAGGACTACACCAGGCACTTGCCCCTGTTCAAATCCCACAGCGGCTATACGCAAGTAGACTTCAAGGAGGCCACTTACTTTAATGTTGATGGCATCAGGAACGCGATTGACCCTGCCGCCCTCACCCTGAGCGCCGATGGAAAATTGCTCGCTATCCCCCATCTGATGGATGCTCCGGGCACCTCGGACAGGCTCAGTCGAGTGACCTCCGCGGACAGTGAAAGCAAACTGATTGCCTACATCAGCGAAAAATACCCAAACCCTGAAGATATCAAGTCGATCACGCTTGCCACCACCCTGCCGCCCTGCGAATCCTGCGCGATTGTCATGAAGGAGTTCGGTCATGAGCGCGGAGCCGATGCACTGAACGTCATATGGGGACAGCGCCGTAAGCGTCCGGCAGCTGAAATGAACGCTTCAACCGAATCCGATTAA
- a CDS encoding ABC transporter ATP-binding protein: MPDRADDASTAQRVDRLSWSEIRRLALKHKKALWIANGVAVLATLCSVPIPLLLPLLVDEVLLGQGDAALKVMNHALPTGWQSAAGYIGLMLVVTLALRCGALLFNVLQARLFARLAKDIVYRIRIRLIERLKRISLGEYESLGSGTVTTHLVTDLDTLDKFVGETLSRFLVAMLTLVGTAGILMWMHWQLALLILLFNPLVIYATVQLGKRVKHLKKLENDSTSRFTQALTETLDAIQEVRAGNRQGFFLGRLGTRAREVRDYAVSSQWKTDASNRASGLLFQFGIDIFRAAAMLTVLFSDLSIGQMLAVFSYLWFMIGPVEQLLNLQYAFYAAGGALSRINELLARADEPQYIGSVNPFQGRDTLGMEVQGLSFGYGDELVLNQMNLSIAPGEKVAIVGASGGGKSTLVQLLLGLYTPLAGTIRFGGSTQQEIGLETVRDNVAVVLQHPALFNDTVRANLTMGRERTDEACWQALEIAQLHHTILNLPNGLDSIVGRSGVRLSGGQRQRLAIARMVLAEPKIVILDEATSALDAATEYNLHQALARFLSNRTTLIIAHRLSAVKQADRVLVFDGGQIAEDGDHQQLIADGGLYAKLYGHLQQH; encoded by the coding sequence GTGCCTGACCGGGCCGATGACGCTTCGACTGCGCAGCGCGTCGACCGCTTGAGCTGGTCAGAAATCCGCCGCCTGGCCCTTAAACACAAGAAAGCCCTGTGGATCGCCAACGGCGTGGCCGTGCTGGCGACGCTGTGCAGCGTACCGATCCCGCTGCTGTTGCCGCTTTTGGTGGACGAAGTGCTGCTGGGTCAGGGCGATGCGGCATTGAAGGTCATGAACCATGCATTGCCGACCGGTTGGCAAAGCGCGGCCGGCTATATTGGTCTGATGCTGGTGGTGACCCTGGCCCTGCGCTGCGGCGCTTTGCTGTTCAACGTGCTGCAGGCGCGATTGTTCGCCAGGCTGGCCAAGGACATCGTCTATCGCATTCGCATCCGGTTGATCGAACGGCTCAAGCGTATTTCCCTGGGCGAATACGAAAGCCTGGGCAGCGGTACCGTGACCACGCACCTGGTCACCGACCTGGATACCCTTGATAAATTCGTCGGCGAAACCCTCAGTCGTTTCCTCGTGGCGATGCTGACACTGGTGGGCACTGCCGGCATTCTGATGTGGATGCACTGGCAACTGGCGCTGCTGATCCTGTTGTTCAACCCGTTGGTGATCTACGCCACCGTGCAGTTGGGCAAACGGGTCAAGCACCTCAAGAAGCTGGAGAACGACAGCACCTCGCGCTTCACCCAGGCCCTGACCGAAACCCTGGATGCCATCCAGGAGGTGCGCGCCGGTAACCGTCAGGGCTTTTTCCTTGGTCGATTGGGGACGCGCGCCAGAGAGGTCCGTGATTACGCAGTGAGTTCACAGTGGAAAACCGATGCCTCGAACCGTGCCAGCGGTTTGCTGTTTCAGTTTGGTATCGATATTTTTCGCGCCGCGGCGATGCTCACTGTGCTGTTTTCCGACCTCTCCATCGGCCAGATGCTGGCGGTGTTCAGCTACCTGTGGTTCATGATCGGACCGGTGGAACAACTGCTCAATCTGCAGTACGCCTTTTATGCCGCAGGTGGCGCGTTGTCGCGGATCAACGAGTTGCTGGCTCGTGCCGACGAACCGCAATACATCGGCAGTGTTAACCCGTTCCAGGGGCGCGATACCTTGGGTATGGAAGTTCAGGGGCTGAGTTTCGGCTACGGCGACGAGCTGGTGTTGAACCAGATGAACCTGTCGATTGCCCCCGGTGAAAAAGTCGCGATTGTCGGTGCCAGCGGGGGTGGCAAAAGCACCTTGGTGCAGTTGCTGTTGGGTCTGTACACGCCGTTGGCCGGGACCATCCGTTTTGGCGGTTCGACTCAGCAGGAAATCGGCCTGGAAACCGTGCGCGACAATGTCGCCGTAGTCCTGCAGCATCCCGCGCTGTTCAACGACACGGTTCGGGCCAACCTGACCATGGGTCGTGAACGCACGGACGAGGCCTGTTGGCAGGCACTGGAAATCGCCCAACTGCACCATACGATCCTGAACCTGCCCAACGGTCTGGACAGCATCGTCGGGCGTTCCGGCGTGCGTCTGTCCGGCGGGCAACGCCAGCGTCTGGCAATTGCCCGAATGGTGCTGGCCGAGCCCAAGATCGTGATCCTCGACGAGGCCACGTCCGCGCTGGACGCCGCCACCGAGTACAACCTGCATCAGGCGCTGGCGCGGTTCTTGAGCAACCGCACCACCTTGATCATCGCGCACCGCTTGTCGGCTGTGAAGCAGGCCGATCGGGTGCTGGTGTTCGACGGCGGACAAATCGCCGAGGATGGCGACCATCAGCAACTGATTGCTGACGGTGGTTTATACGCCAAGCTTTACGGGCATCTGCAGCAGCATTGA
- a CDS encoding DsbA family protein — protein sequence MAPRLLYVMDPMCSWCWGFAPVAQALVEQAQAAGVELHLVVGGLRTGSGSALEPTTRRYILEHWQAVTQATGQTFKLEGALPDGFVYDTEPACRAVVTARGLAPELAWKLLKLIQQAFYVEGRDVTHASVLVELAEQAGLPRIEFAAAFDRAEQHAATAADFTWVQDLGIAGFPTLLAERDGQLALLTNGYQPLSQLSPLLGRWLERAACA from the coding sequence ATGGCGCCACGCTTGCTCTATGTGATGGACCCGATGTGTTCCTGGTGCTGGGGTTTTGCGCCGGTCGCCCAGGCACTGGTCGAGCAGGCGCAGGCCGCCGGGGTAGAACTGCACCTGGTGGTGGGCGGTTTGCGCACCGGCAGCGGTTCGGCCCTGGAACCGACCACCCGACGTTACATCCTTGAGCATTGGCAGGCCGTCACCCAGGCCACCGGCCAGACGTTCAAGCTTGAAGGTGCGTTGCCAGACGGTTTTGTCTATGACACTGAACCGGCCTGCCGGGCGGTGGTGACGGCCCGCGGCCTGGCGCCGGAGCTGGCCTGGAAGCTGTTGAAGCTGATCCAGCAGGCGTTTTATGTCGAAGGTCGTGATGTGACCCACGCCAGCGTCCTGGTGGAGCTGGCTGAACAGGCCGGGCTGCCACGTATCGAGTTCGCCGCAGCATTTGACCGCGCCGAGCAACATGCGGCCACTGCCGCGGATTTCACCTGGGTGCAGGATCTTGGTATCGCTGGTTTCCCTACGCTGTTGGCCGAGCGTGACGGTCAGTTGGCCTTGCTCACCAACGGCTACCAGCCCTTGAGCCAGTTGTCTCCACTGCTGGGCCGTTGGCTGGAGCGCGCAGCCTGTGCCTGA
- a CDS encoding rhodanese-related sulfurtransferase, whose product MTPSIVVAALYKFVTLEDYVELREPLLKAMLDNGIKGTLLIAEEGINGTVSGTREGIDGLLAWLKNDPRMIDIDHKESYCDEQPFYRTKVKLKKEIVTLGVEGVDPNKQVGTYVEPQDWNALISDPEVLLIDTRNDYEVSIGTFEGAVDPKTTSFREFPEYIKANFDPARHKKVAMFCTGGIRCEKASSYMLGQGFDEVYHLKGGILKYLEEVPQEQTKWRGDCFVFDNRVTVRHDLSEGDYDQCHACRTPVSVEDRASEHYAPGISCPHCWDKLSEKTRRSAIDRQKQIELAKARNMPHPIGYNYKQSPSEA is encoded by the coding sequence ATGACACCATCCATTGTCGTGGCGGCACTGTATAAGTTCGTCACCCTGGAAGATTACGTCGAGCTGCGCGAGCCATTGCTCAAGGCCATGCTCGACAACGGCATCAAAGGCACGCTGCTGATCGCCGAAGAAGGCATCAACGGCACCGTTTCCGGCACCCGCGAAGGTATCGACGGATTGCTGGCCTGGCTCAAGAACGACCCGCGCATGATCGACATCGATCACAAGGAGTCGTACTGCGATGAGCAGCCGTTCTACCGCACCAAAGTCAAGCTCAAGAAGGAAATCGTCACCCTTGGCGTCGAAGGCGTGGACCCCAACAAGCAGGTTGGCACTTATGTCGAACCGCAAGACTGGAACGCGCTGATCAGCGACCCGGAGGTCTTGTTGATCGACACTCGCAACGACTACGAAGTGTCCATCGGCACCTTCGAAGGCGCGGTCGATCCCAAGACCACCAGTTTTCGCGAGTTCCCCGAGTACATCAAAGCCAACTTCGACCCGGCCAGGCACAAGAAAGTCGCGATGTTCTGCACCGGTGGCATTCGCTGCGAGAAAGCCTCCAGCTACATGCTCGGCCAGGGCTTCGACGAGGTCTATCACCTCAAGGGTGGCATCCTGAAATACCTTGAAGAGGTGCCTCAGGAACAGACCAAATGGCGCGGCGACTGCTTCGTGTTCGATAACCGCGTGACCGTCCGCCATGACCTTAGCGAAGGCGACTACGATCAATGTCATGCCTGTCGTACACCCGTGAGCGTAGAAGACCGCGCTTCGGAACACTACGCGCCAGGCATCAGTTGCCCGCATTGCTGGGATAAGCTGAGCGAGAAGACCCGTCGTAGCGCCATCGACCGGCAAAAGCAGATCGAACTGGCCAAGGCCCGCAACATGCCGCACCCGATCGGCTACAACTATAAGCAATCACCTTCCGAGGCTTGA